One genomic region from Armatimonadota bacterium encodes:
- a CDS encoding class II fructose-bisphosphate aldolase: MPLVSIVNELRRASKEHFAVPLFGAFDGFAVEGILAAAEEQSAPVIIGIYGGALEHPDGRPLVEYVKERAKASPVPVSLMLDHGRSVPECLEALDCGFTDVMFDGSKLPLEGNIASTRQVIEAARKAGAGVEAELGHVGLGRDYQSFGAQREGFTDPDDAARFVEETGVDCLAIAIGTAHGLYAGDPEIDMELLATLNARLPLPLVLHGGTGCSDEQFRDAIAEGIAKVNISTDLLVQTAARLRELGRDDTTGYFDFCKAIKASYRELSLRYLDVFGACGKVL; encoded by the coding sequence ATGCCGCTGGTCTCAATCGTCAATGAACTCAGACGCGCAAGCAAGGAGCATTTCGCTGTCCCGCTTTTCGGTGCATTCGACGGGTTCGCGGTGGAGGGAATCCTTGCCGCCGCCGAGGAGCAATCCGCGCCCGTAATCATCGGCATCTACGGAGGCGCGCTGGAACACCCGGATGGCCGCCCACTCGTGGAGTATGTCAAGGAACGCGCCAAAGCAAGCCCCGTGCCAGTCTCGCTCATGCTGGACCACGGGCGCTCGGTGCCGGAATGTCTCGAGGCCCTGGACTGCGGCTTCACGGACGTGATGTTCGACGGTTCGAAGCTGCCCCTGGAAGGCAACATCGCGAGCACCCGGCAAGTCATCGAGGCCGCGCGCAAGGCCGGCGCGGGAGTGGAGGCCGAACTCGGACACGTGGGCCTCGGGAGGGACTACCAGTCCTTCGGTGCACAGCGGGAGGGCTTCACAGACCCCGACGACGCCGCGCGGTTTGTGGAAGAGACCGGTGTGGACTGCCTCGCCATCGCCATCGGCACCGCCCATGGGCTGTATGCGGGCGATCCGGAGATCGACATGGAACTGCTGGCCACACTGAACGCCAGGCTTCCGCTGCCCCTGGTGCTCCACGGTGGCACGGGCTGCTCGGATGAGCAATTCCGAGACGCCATTGCGGAGGGGATTGCGAAGGTCAACATCTCCACAGACCTCCTGGTGCAGACGGCGGCGAGGCTGCGGGAGCTGGGTAGAGACGACACAACGGGGTATTTCGACTTCTGCAAGGCGATCAAAGCCAGTTACCGGGAGCTTTCGCTGCGGTACCTGGACGTGTTCGGGGCGTGCGGCAAAGTCTTGTGA